A genome region from Mugil cephalus isolate CIBA_MC_2020 chromosome 13, CIBA_Mcephalus_1.1, whole genome shotgun sequence includes the following:
- the LOC125019278 gene encoding inactive phospholipase D5-like isoform X2 — protein MKSQQKCIVIFALVCCFAVLVALIFSAVDVWGEDEDGITEENCSRDCRISLVENIPEDISFLENGTSYLPLSVGLYNLLDQAIRVVEIVSPLWLLNSSDYESSFQPTARQGRALLSRLQGLKAKGVQLKISSGIFDSAELRTLANHKVHYVNMTALIKGNLHSSFWVVDRKHFYIGSGSMDWRSLATRKELGVLVYNCSCLALDLHKLFSLYWGLMYKDFIPSFWSKRLFALFNSDSPLQLTLNSTKAQAYISSSPDVLIPKDRSNDLEAISRVIQEARHFIYISITDYLPLLDSSSHRYWSHIDALIREALILRKVRVRLLISCWEKTHPLTFNFIWSLRSLCMEQANCSLEAKFFNPRVQRDGSLQGINHNRFMVTDRAIYLGNLDWVGNEFTFNAGAGLVITQPEGVEERNSTVVEQLQAVFERDWFSRYTRSLQANKIPVCNKHHINRLVSVKASHLDNGPVPIRKGQHDNGPAPIRNHLKVDGQTADKTRPHDDRLSKGSHQQMVPLVPLVEGHQERGRIKMSHFDNRQIQIEGKSQDSPVDLPGQSAESSGFREISNGPL, from the exons AATATCACTGGTGGAAAACATCCCAGAAGACATTTCCTTCCTAGAGAATGGCACGTCCTACCTCCCCCTTTCAGTGGGGCTGTACAACCTGCTGGACCAAGCTATCCGGGTTGTAGAGATAGTTTCCCCGCTGTGGCTCCTCAACTCCTCAGATTATGAATCCAGTTTCCAGCCCACTGCCAGACAG GGCAGAGCTCTGCTGTCAAGGCTGCAGGGGCTGAAAGCGAAAGGCGTCCAGCTGAAGATCTCCAGCGGGATATTCGACTCAGCTGAGCTCAGGACACTTGCCAACCACA AGGTCCACTATGTAAACATGACAGCACTGATCAAAGGCAACCTCCACTCTTCCTTCTGGGTGGTCGACAGGAAGCATTTCTACATCGGCAGTGGCAGCATGGACTGGAGATCTCTGGCCACA aGGAAGGAGCTGGGTGTGTTGGTGTACAACTGCAGCTGTCTGGCTCTGGACCTCCACAAATTGTTCAGCCTCTACTGGGGGCTGATGTACaaagacttcatcccctctttCTGGTCCAAACGCCTCTTTGCCCTCTTTAACAGCGACTCGCCACTGCAGCTGACACTGAACAGCACAAAAGCTCAGGCCTACATCTCT AGCTCGCCGGATGTTTTAATCCCCAAAGATCGCAGCAATGACCTGGAAGCCATTTCTCGGGTCATCCAAGAGGCCCGCCATTTCATCTACATCTCCATCACTGATTACCTGCCTCTCCtggacagcagcagccacag GTACTGGTCTCATATCGATGCTCTTATAAGAGAGGCTCTGATCCTGAGGAAGGTGCGAGTCCGTCTGCTGATAAGTTGCTGGGAAAAGACTCATCCACTCACTTTCAACTTCATCTGGTCCCTGAGGAGTCTGTGTATGGAGCAGGCCAACTGCTCTCTGGAGGCT aAGTTCTTCAACCCCAGAGTGCAGAGGGATGGCAGTCTCCAGGGAATAAACCACAACAGGTTTATGGTTACAGACAGAGCCATTTATTTAG GCAACCTTGACTGGGTGGGGAATGAGTTCACCTTTAATGCGGGAGCAGGCCTCGTAATCACTCAGCCAGAGGGCGTCGAGGAGAGGAACTCCACGGTGGTGGAGCAGTTACAGGCTGTGTTTGAGCGGGACTGGTTTTCCCGTTACACCCGCTCACTCCAGGCTAATAAAATCCCTGTTTGCAACAAGCACCACATCAATAGGCTGGTGTCCGTCAAAGCCAGCCACCTAGACAATGGCCCAGTGCCTATCAGAAAAGGCCAGCATGATAATGGACCTGCACCAATAAGGAACCACCTCAAAGTTGATGGACAGACGGCTGACAAAACAAGGCCCCATGACGACAGACTCAGCAAAGGTAGTCACCAGCAAATGGTGCCTCTAGTGCCACTTGTGGAGGGTCACCAAGAGAGGGGTCGAATCAAAATGAGTCACTTTGACAACAGGCAGATACAAATAGAAGGAAAGAGCCAGGACAGTCCAGTGGATCTACCTGGTCAGTCAGCAGAGAGCAGCGGCTTCAGAGAGATCTCCAACGGACCCCTGTGA
- the LOC125019278 gene encoding inactive phospholipase D5-like isoform X1 → MKSQQKCIVIFALVCCFAVLVALIFSAVDVWGEDEDGITEENCSRDCRISLVENIPEDISFLENGTSYLPLSVGLYNLLDQAIRVVEIVSPLWLLNSSDYESSFQPTARQGRALLSRLQGLKAKGVQLKISSGIFDSAELRTLANHNAEVHYVNMTALIKGNLHSSFWVVDRKHFYIGSGSMDWRSLATRKELGVLVYNCSCLALDLHKLFSLYWGLMYKDFIPSFWSKRLFALFNSDSPLQLTLNSTKAQAYISSSPDVLIPKDRSNDLEAISRVIQEARHFIYISITDYLPLLDSSSHRYWSHIDALIREALILRKVRVRLLISCWEKTHPLTFNFIWSLRSLCMEQANCSLEAKFFNPRVQRDGSLQGINHNRFMVTDRAIYLGNLDWVGNEFTFNAGAGLVITQPEGVEERNSTVVEQLQAVFERDWFSRYTRSLQANKIPVCNKHHINRLVSVKASHLDNGPVPIRKGQHDNGPAPIRNHLKVDGQTADKTRPHDDRLSKGSHQQMVPLVPLVEGHQERGRIKMSHFDNRQIQIEGKSQDSPVDLPGQSAESSGFREISNGPL, encoded by the exons AATATCACTGGTGGAAAACATCCCAGAAGACATTTCCTTCCTAGAGAATGGCACGTCCTACCTCCCCCTTTCAGTGGGGCTGTACAACCTGCTGGACCAAGCTATCCGGGTTGTAGAGATAGTTTCCCCGCTGTGGCTCCTCAACTCCTCAGATTATGAATCCAGTTTCCAGCCCACTGCCAGACAG GGCAGAGCTCTGCTGTCAAGGCTGCAGGGGCTGAAAGCGAAAGGCGTCCAGCTGAAGATCTCCAGCGGGATATTCGACTCAGCTGAGCTCAGGACACTTGCCAACCACA ATGCAGAGGTCCACTATGTAAACATGACAGCACTGATCAAAGGCAACCTCCACTCTTCCTTCTGGGTGGTCGACAGGAAGCATTTCTACATCGGCAGTGGCAGCATGGACTGGAGATCTCTGGCCACA aGGAAGGAGCTGGGTGTGTTGGTGTACAACTGCAGCTGTCTGGCTCTGGACCTCCACAAATTGTTCAGCCTCTACTGGGGGCTGATGTACaaagacttcatcccctctttCTGGTCCAAACGCCTCTTTGCCCTCTTTAACAGCGACTCGCCACTGCAGCTGACACTGAACAGCACAAAAGCTCAGGCCTACATCTCT AGCTCGCCGGATGTTTTAATCCCCAAAGATCGCAGCAATGACCTGGAAGCCATTTCTCGGGTCATCCAAGAGGCCCGCCATTTCATCTACATCTCCATCACTGATTACCTGCCTCTCCtggacagcagcagccacag GTACTGGTCTCATATCGATGCTCTTATAAGAGAGGCTCTGATCCTGAGGAAGGTGCGAGTCCGTCTGCTGATAAGTTGCTGGGAAAAGACTCATCCACTCACTTTCAACTTCATCTGGTCCCTGAGGAGTCTGTGTATGGAGCAGGCCAACTGCTCTCTGGAGGCT aAGTTCTTCAACCCCAGAGTGCAGAGGGATGGCAGTCTCCAGGGAATAAACCACAACAGGTTTATGGTTACAGACAGAGCCATTTATTTAG GCAACCTTGACTGGGTGGGGAATGAGTTCACCTTTAATGCGGGAGCAGGCCTCGTAATCACTCAGCCAGAGGGCGTCGAGGAGAGGAACTCCACGGTGGTGGAGCAGTTACAGGCTGTGTTTGAGCGGGACTGGTTTTCCCGTTACACCCGCTCACTCCAGGCTAATAAAATCCCTGTTTGCAACAAGCACCACATCAATAGGCTGGTGTCCGTCAAAGCCAGCCACCTAGACAATGGCCCAGTGCCTATCAGAAAAGGCCAGCATGATAATGGACCTGCACCAATAAGGAACCACCTCAAAGTTGATGGACAGACGGCTGACAAAACAAGGCCCCATGACGACAGACTCAGCAAAGGTAGTCACCAGCAAATGGTGCCTCTAGTGCCACTTGTGGAGGGTCACCAAGAGAGGGGTCGAATCAAAATGAGTCACTTTGACAACAGGCAGATACAAATAGAAGGAAAGAGCCAGGACAGTCCAGTGGATCTACCTGGTCAGTCAGCAGAGAGCAGCGGCTTCAGAGAGATCTCCAACGGACCCCTGTGA